In one window of Zingiber officinale cultivar Zhangliang chromosome 11A, Zo_v1.1, whole genome shotgun sequence DNA:
- the LOC122031199 gene encoding 36.4 kDa proline-rich protein-like produces MGPALGLLANRQGDCPVINSPPVGGSTLSPTPPPVINPPPASFPVDSLKVWARVDLFGGRVHTEVGDPAANQFSQMPQGIVDPEDAVCLCAAIKLKLLNGSTSTSTSPSSSPSPEAKLRRRAT; encoded by the exons ATGGGCCCTGCGCTAGGTCTATTGGCCAACCGCCAGGGAGACTG TCCGGTGATAAATTCGCCTCCGGTAGGCGGAAGCACGCTGTCCCCTACGCCCCCTCCAGTGATTAATCCTCCTCCGGCGAGCTTCCCTGTGGACAGCCTCAAGGTCTGGGCGAGGGTGGACTTGTTCGGCGGCCGTGTCCACACCGAGGTCGGCGATCCGGCGGCCAACCAGTTCTCCCAGATGCCGCAGGGTATAGTGGATCCGGAGGACGCCGTCTGCCTCTGCGCCGCCATCAAGCTCAAGCTCCTCAACGGCTCAACCTCAACGTCTACCTCGCCCTCCAGCTCCCCCTCGCCTGAGGCAAAGCTCCGCCGCCGGGCTACATGA